From the Rhizobium sp. SL42 genome, the window CAAGCCTTGAAAAGGCCGAAGCCAGCGTACCGACCGCACAGTCGAACCTGGCCCGTCAGGAACGCCTGGTCAACAGCGGTGCAACGCAGGTCGAGCTTGAAAATGCCCGCGTAACGCTTCTGCAGGCCCAGGCCGATGTGGCCCAGGCGAAAGCCGCCCTGCGCGCCGCCGAAATCAATCTCAACCTGACCGAGATCCGTGCTCCTTTCGAAGGTGTCACGAACGTATCGGCCTTCTCCATCGGCAACGTTGTGACGGCCAACCAGACAGATGCCCTGACGACTTTGCGTCGCCTCGACCCGATCTACATTGAATTGACCGAATCCAGCGTCAATCTCCTGCGCCTGCGCGAAGCCATCAAGGCAGGCCGCGTCGATCAGTCGGGCGACCAGAGGGCCGATATCCGCCTCACGCTGGAAGATGGTCAGCAGTATCCGATCGTCGGCAAGCTCGACATGTCGGAAATGGCGGTCAGCCAGACGACCGGTACCTTCTCCATCCGTGCAGTGTTCGACAATCCGGACAACCTCATCCTGCCCGGCATGTATGTCCGCGCCACGGTCACGGTTGGCACAGAAAACGGCTTCCTCATTCCCCAGCGCGCCGCCACCCGCAACGCCCAGGGCGAACTGAACGCGAAATTCGTCACCGCCGAGAACAAGGTCGAAACCC encodes:
- a CDS encoding efflux RND transporter periplasmic adaptor subunit — encoded protein: MTRRLKLTSVLVLCAAALASCSDSGTEQNAAGAPGGEKPPSPVSVVLMKQAPHPLTSTLPGRASAFQTAEIRPRVSGVIKEIAFKEGSEVKAGDLLFKIEDDSYRAEVAQAQASLEKAEASVPTAQSNLARQERLVNSGATQVELENARVTLLQAQADVAQAKAALRAAEINLNLTEIRAPFEGVTNVSAFSIGNVVTANQTDALTTLRRLDPIYIELTESSVNLLRLREAIKAGRVDQSGDQRADIRLTLEDGQQYPIVGKLDMSEMAVSQTTGTFSIRAVFDNPDNLILPGMYVRATVTVGTENGFLIPQRAATRNAQGELNAKFVTAENKVETRTFADSQISGNNWLVASGIKDGDKLIVDGFQWIGDGAPVQPVEATINDQGFVVETAAPAAAPAAQP